CCACACTGTGTGTGCCTTGCTGCCTCAGCACGGTGTTGCCTTACCAAAACCGAGGTTCCTTTTCTATTCTGTTTCTAAAGGCGTTTCCTGACATGCTCCGGCTCCTCAAAATGCCTTTCGTCAGCCTAGATGCGGGACCATCATTGCCTTCGCGGTGACGTTTGCCTTCGTAGGTCGTCGCGGTTCGGGGTGTTGCTACAGACAACGGTCGGTTCCTCGTGCGCGATTTCTGTCTTGGAGGCGCCCCGGCTTTTCCGCCTCTTTCGCGGCCTCTACGTCCGGAGACACCGGCGCGGGCCGACAAGCCTCAAGGCCGAGAAAGCGCTCTTGCAAATGTCGATCTCGACTCGAAATTCGTCGCCTTTGTGTCAGGTAGCTCTCGTCTCGGTCTCCGCTGTGGTTCCCAAGGCACCAGCGCTCTTTAGGCTCTGTGTTCTTTGTCAACTGTTCCACGTCGCCAGGCAATGAATGgttcccctctctcgctctctcgctctgcaaGCGTGTGAGCGATTTTTGTGTCGCACCCGACTCGAGAAATCCATGCGTGGATTGTTTGCATCGAAAACAAGGTGACTCGATCTCGCCAGTCAAACGACTTTTAAGTCATTTAGAAGGCGCAAAAAAAGTGGAGTTGGTGCGAGCTGCGTCTCGTGCGTGTTCCAAGTGTAGTCGCTCTTTAACGTCGTTCCAATTGATTTCTCGCtgagctgtctccgccggtGCCCCGGTACCACAGCTGCCTGCAGGGCTCGTTGCCTGGCTTTCCGTCAGTTTCAACCTTTAGGTGCGTTGCTCTCGTTCGCTCCTGCCTCAAACTGCACGGCTTTCGCGGAGTTCCCTTCTCGTTGATCAATCGCTGTGTTTTCGATCTCCACGCGTTTCCTCAGATTTGCGGATCGGCGACGCAAACGGCGACCCCGCGagtctgcagcttctccgcGATTTCCTTCTCGGCGCCTTTGGGTACGTCAGGAAGACCGTTTGTGTCCTCTGTCGCCCTCTGCTTTTCGCCGtcgctcgttttctctcttggccTCTTTTTTTGCCGATCTCTCGGCCCAGCGCTTGCTGGCGCCTGCTGACgcgccttttctccgtcgAGTTTCTCTCGGTCTCGCGCTCTCAAGTGCTTGGACACTGAGTCTGCTCACCCCCCCCTTCCTCCCGTCGGTGTCGCTCCGACTCGGCTTCCGGCAGTTTGGTCTCCTCCTTGCTCCTTGTTCCCCTCAtgctctctgccttctgcgcTGCGCCTCTCTTATCTCCCCTTCCCCTCTGCCGCTCCTGTCTCACCGCTTCCTCGTTCaccgtcgccttcctttttcacaacgcgccttcgtctgctgttTCGCAGGGGATCCTTCGAGTGTCAATTGGCCTCTCGAGTGGTGCGCCTTGTGATTGCGGGGAACGCGTTGGCCGCCGTGCAAAGGccgccgtctgcgtcttcgtctgcttcttcgccttcgaaGCCTGGCGCCGGCGCGAACGCGTCTTTGAAGGCGACTCTGCAGGAAGCagacgtttttctctctcagctcGCGGCTTCTGTGCCCGTCGACCTGATGCCTGGAGACGCAGATCCGACaactttctctcttccgcagCAGCCTCTGCATGGAGCTCTTCTTCCCATCAGTCGGACCTACGGAAGCATCCGCGCCGTCTCCAATCCGCATGCGTTCGCGCTAGATCAAGTGCGTTTGTTTCAAGGCTGCCTCAGAGAAAATGAGGTTGAGGACATCTAGGGAGCAGCGGTTTCAAGTCGGGGTGCAGGGTGTTGGGGAGGCATTTAGACTTGTCGAGATTTTCTGGGATCGAGTCCTCTCCACTCTGCGTTGCTACGCACCATcgcgtggagacagagacgtcgCGCCTGTCCATCTGGGGACGCGAATGGATTTCCTTCCGGCTAGACCTTCGGGTGTCTGAGAATGGCTGtgccctctgcatgcacccaaGACCTCTTCAGGAAACAAAGGGTCGCCTCACCactcgtgtgtctctgtgcaaTTCGTGCAAACGCGATCTGaggctctctctgcctttgaCTACTCTCTTTTCTGACAGTTGTTTTCGACTGTCGTCGGTccctcgcgtcctctccgACAGCGCGTGCGAACTGCTTGACTTGCGCGGCTCCaccctttctttcctttgtgATTTGCATTTCCACCGGTGGGCGTGAGGTCCTGGGAactcgcctttttttctgtcgactcAACGAATGGTCACCAGTGCGTGCCTTGTGCAGATTCGATTCATCGGCTCGGCAGGACAGCCTGTCTCGAACGTTTGCGCCTTCTCGGACCTGAGGCCACTGGGTAAGTTGTCTtgaagcgagacgaagaagagaaccgaCCTCCATTTTTCTGGTTTCCGTGTCTTCTTGGACGTCGCCGTCGCCCACAATGCGGATTCACTGTGGGGTGCAGAGAACCATGCCTGCAGCAGGGAGGTGGAGGAACGCAGCTTCGCGCCAGAAGAAGCTTTCGGAAGCGTTGTCTCATTGGCTCAGAGCCGGTTTGTCACAGTGCCGCGGCGAGAGTGGGTGATGTAGCAtggtctctgtcttcgtctcgagACGAAGGTTTATCGATGGTTTTCGCCTCCTGCCCATGCAGAGAGCAGATGTCCAGCTGGTGGAGTTCGACACaaagagaggcagggaagaaggcgcagagggcaacacacatacacagacggaggaagaaacaggagacagtCGCGGTGTCCACGGGACGCGCAGGGATAGCTGGACATGGCAAGAAGGGAAACAAACGGAAAGAACGGATGGGAAgacaccgagagaaaaacagtgtGCCGAGAGACAGTCCATGGAATTAGGTAGCAGACTGAACTGGGAAAAGTCATGGAGGAACCCATGACGAAAACAATGCCAAGAGAGAGCACAGACTCGACCATGCGGTCTCTGTGAGAAGCACAACGGCTGAAGTGACGAGGGAAACACAAGTGAActtttgtgtctgttttcaAAGATCCTGCGGTGTTTGCACGGCTGGTGTAGGACTAAAAGCAAACGGTGGAAATCGTTAGGATGTAGGCGTAAACGGCGTGTGAATGCGAGCTGCAAACGTATTTCTGGAGATCGGTTGTTCTATCAACGCATAGTCTGCCCTTCTGACAGTCAGACGCGTCAAAACCTCCAATGCGGCTTTCACTTGCCACTGCGTGGAGTGAGGCAAATGTGTAGGCAAGACTTTTCGATTGTTGTTTTACATCTCCGTCGAGAACTCAGTCAGAGAGTGGCGACAGGAGTGCATGGAGTCTTGGGcggtctccttcgcctttctgATGTCTTTACAGAGGCGCTGAGACTCTGCACCGAGGCCCGGTGCCTGGCACCAACAGCTCCGGACTCCCTTTCGTAAGTTTGGATTTTTCGTTCGTGTTTCGCATGTTTGGGTTCCACATCTTTGGAAGTCTGTCGATTGCGCGTCGTGGAAGCGTAAGGTTTTCCGCACATGTGGGCGCTCCTCGTTGCCTGTCGTTCCGGTTCAACGCGACGCTCGTCTTGTGTCTCGACCGCCAGAGTGGATGAAGAACGTACGATCGCTGGAGGCTTTCGCTTGTCGTTTCGCCTTCGGTTCATGCGCAGTTGAGTCGCCTAGTCGCCTGTCtacgcgaaaaaaagaacgcgCTAGATTCGCTTTCTTGAGACGGGATGCAGCTGGACTCTGGCACGCGAAACCATGTTTGAGCCTTCGCGTCGCGCTGCGTTTCGCTCAGGCTGTATCCCTTTGTGAAGGACGACCCTTGCTGCATCGCGCCGCCTGACTACCACCATGTTTACTTTTCTGGAAATCACGACTCTCTGAGTTTCGAGCGCATGACGAGAACAGGCGGCGAAGAACAGGCGGACGGGCAGATGGACGTGGACAGCGAccaagacaaagaaggccCTTTGCTTCTGTGCATTCCAAGTTTCGCGAAAACCAAGACTCTCGTTCTCGTCGATCTACAGTCTCTCAGCGTCCACCCAGTGCACTTAGTGGTCGCCGCTGAGGAAAACTAGCCGCCTTTTCTGCGGAGGAAAACTAGCCGCCTTTTCTgcggaggaaaacgaaaaaccttcgcttcctctgtcaATGCAGCAAACCCCCATAAAGGGCTCATCACACCCAAAGACATGTCCGTACATGATTATATTACacgtttatatatacatatatataaatatatataaagatatataaatatatatctgtatatgtagatgtcGCTTTTGTCTTCGCCTTGTTTAGGAATATTTGGCGTACCGCGCATTTGCGCGCGAGGTGACGCAAgcgttgtttctctttgttgGCCACTGTGAGGGGCCAGGGGATACGATTTTAGGTCGGCTGGAACAGACTCTGGAACCGAATAGGAATTGACTGAGTTAAGTCATACAGGACTGAACTGGGGAACGATCATCACCTTCCTGTCGCAGGACTGGCAGACATGCCAGTCCCCAGCCGCCGTCTGCGCTTCGTGACGGGGGAAGCTCAGGGAGGCGACTCAGCCTTcacaagaggagaagacgggcagagaggaaagagtgaagagaaaatCAGAGGGGAGGCGACATCAGCGACACCCAGCGAGAAGCTacgagagccgagagaggtagacggagaagacagcaaaACAGAAGGggacgcgggagacagaTATGTGGAGGGATTGAGGAAAAAAGGCgtagagacgaagagcgccTACAGATAGAGAAGCAGTCGGGCATCCGTCGGCGACAGAGCCTGTCAAACAGAACACAGGACGCAGGTCGCGTCTGTTCCTGTTTCTGCACAAATCTGTAGAACATGGGCCGCATCAGGTATCACCACATTTGAGGAAGGGCCGGAATTCGACGAACGTTCGAGAAGCAAATCGAAATCCTCAAACACCCAGAAACAGTGAACGACTTGGACAGTGAAGAAGCCTCCTTTGTCCGGTCACACGCAACCGCGATCGTCATCCTTCTCCCAGCGAGCATTCCAACTCGTAGCGAAGCTCTTCTACTTGTTCCCGGTCTCGACCCCACACTGTCCCCCTGTCTCTggcgccgctgcatgcgcatcaGAAGCATCCGTTTCTGCCGTCGGTGGAGCTGAAGACTCCGGTCCTTCGCCGGGTGTCTGTCCACTCGAgctttctttgccttcttcaggGTGACAGCAGCGATGCATGTTGTAACGGAAAAACTTGCCATAATCGCGAACAATGGACGCGCCGAAGAAAATCTGAGAGAACAAAAGTTCAGACACACTGCTGTAAATTCTCTCTCGAattgtctctgctttcctcccCACCTCGGCAAAGGACGTTCCCCATCTACTCACAGACACACGGTTGGCATCGATGTAATCAATGTgcacatatctacatatacacatatatatatatatatatatatgtatacatgcatgtgtatagaTGTATTCATATGTAGAAACGCTACTACGAACCATATACATAGAAAGATATAACATATgccgatatatatatatatatatatatatatatatatatgtatgaatatCGAAGAGGGATACCGAGAAGGCGTCTGTGGATTGAGAGAGGGCGACGTGTATTTTGCCGTGAGAGGCAAGGATATCCTGTG
This Toxoplasma gondii ME49 chromosome VIII, whole genome shotgun sequence DNA region includes the following protein-coding sequences:
- a CDS encoding DNA polymerase epsilon subunit B protein (encoded by transcript TGME49_233820) yields the protein MKSPSGLSGASAQGVGAEETSVSLLARLEAESALTPEDLEQLRRGLRRFQGGGDGDVSEESDSLRKRGRHGDGDEEDSVDRGEACEEGRPTENPASAKRSLKAMPGGFLRAVADYEDRGSDRFVVRTRKYQQQYSAVYYSRLAALSGTLFKQAENRWPGLCIHPCIRDMQTGQECVIVGTLFKDMVLKPSVLKEYLDDIQVQATPNSFLSDSDALFLEDQTARVRLVVDAASSSSAEENGENAEETDALADAGEQPEKQKLRVNGVVTGLVVAVRGVATDNGRFLVRDFCLGGAPAFPPLSRPLRPETPARADKPQGRESALANVDLDSKFVAFVSDLRIGDANGDPASLQLLRDFLLGAFGGSFECQLASRVVRLVIAGNALAAVQRPPSASSSASSPSKPGAGANASLKATLQEADVFLSQLAASVPVDLMPGDADPTTFSLPQQPLHGALLPISRTYGSIRAVSNPHAFALDQIRFIGSAGQPVSNVCAFSDLRPLEALRLCTEARCLAPTAPDSLSLYPFVKDDPCCIAPPDYHHVYFSGNHDSLSFERMTRTGGEEQADGQMDVDSDQDKEGPLLLCIPSFAKTKTLVLVDLQSLSVHPVHLVVAAEEN